Below is a window of Impatiens glandulifera chromosome 2, dImpGla2.1, whole genome shotgun sequence DNA.
tttggtatagaccagcaatatttttttctcacacTTGATTCTTCTTTTCCCCTCATCTCAAATTCTCCACTACAAAACTCTTTCGTtgccctttgattatagaattccCCACTCGGTTCCAACAATTAAGAACTAATTTcttgaaataaaaaaactcaGAAAGTCAAGTTATAATTCAAGCTTAACACAAACTAATTAGAAAAACGTTTCTAAACGGTTTTATCAATTTAGTTACAACCAAATCTTGATctttaaaataacaattgagccattattttaaaatgttaaaaactcaattttgaatatttaccCATAGTTAGAATAATCTATGTTTCCACATTCCACAAACAAAAATActgaaaaataattgttaaacaaTCAACCAAGCAAAGAAGCAATCCTGCTATGTTAAATACTCATCTTCAAAAGCTAGAAGTGTTTCTTCCCAAGACACAAATTAACTTGGGGAAGTTATTAAACaagaatatgatataaaaaaacgCCAAATCAATTGCCTTAACCAATGATGTATTTATTGACACGACAGTATAAAAATATGATGACTTAGTTTAGTGCCTCAAATTCAATCGAGATTAGCAATGACAGCATCAACAACCTCTTGAGTAGTGCTGACTCCGCCAAGATCCTTGGTTCGATATTTGCCCTCTTTGATCACAGTCTTCACTGCAGTTTCAAGTCTATCCGCAAACGAAGGAAACTGAAGATGTCTTAACATCATAGCCGATGACAGAAGCAATGCAACAGGATTAGCCTTCTTCTGTTCTAAAACCTTCAAGTTTCCCACATTTCCAGCAGACGCACCTTGTTCGAATACAGCATGATCACTTCCAACATTCCCTCCCGGCATCACACCAGTCCCTCCAGCAATTCCAGCCGCGGTATTCGCAACTAGATTCCCATACAGATTCGGAGTCACCTGACATTATCAAAATCACCATTTTCTTTTCAGAGACAGCTCAAAAGGGTAATCACCAATCATCATAATATTGCTTACCATAACATCAAATTGCTCGGGTTTTGAAACAAGTTGCATACAACAGTTATCGACAATAATCTCATCATAGTGAATACTTGGATACTTGCTTGCAACCTCTCTACATGATTCTAGAAACAGTCCATCAGCAAGTTTCATAATGTTTGCTTTATGAACTGCTGTTACTTTCTTCCTGTTGTTCAAGTATGCATACTCAAACGCATACTTTGCAATCCTTTCTGAGCAGAACTTTGTTATCACCTGCACAAATTGCTTATTGTTTAGTTATTACAAACACAATTTCCCCAATGGGTATAACCAAATTTGATACCTTTAGGCTTTCTACAACTCCAGGAACAACCTCATGTTCTAATCCTGAATACTCTCCTTCAGTATTCTCTCTAATCACAACAATGTCAACATTCTCATGACGAGTAGGCAAACCAGGAAGATTAAAACAGTGAACAAGGGAAGCATACAGATCAAGTTCCTTCCTCAATTGCATATTAAGTGAACTAACACCACCTCCAACTGGAGTAATTAGACCTCCCTTTAAACATACCTTGTTCTTGCGGATCGAATCGATTACCTCTGTCGGAACGCTCTTCATATCACCATGAATATCGTAGCGTTCGAAGTAAACAGGTGCGTGCATCGCTTCCATCACCTGCTCAACTGCGCCGGTTACGAGAGGGCCGATTCCGTCGCCGGGAATTAGGGTTACCGGCCTTGGAGTGCCGTCACCTGGTCGAGGCATGTAGGTGACGTTCCGGATGGTGCTTGACCTAGATGATGAATCTAGGAGAGGACGGCATAGTTGCTTCAGGAGGGGTAGGGTTCGTCTAGCCATTGATTGATGGTTTTCGATTCAATTGACTTTTGATCTGAtagatcgatcgatcgatcgtTAACGAGATTTGAATAAAGTAAAAGGTTTCGATTATTACCTACAGAGAGAATTCCTCATGCTCCAGAGATGAAGTTGATGGagtctagagagagaaaaacagACAGACAGCTCTCAGTTGACGAGAATCCcgtcttcttctttctttccttttcggcggcgaacattttttttattttcttaattaattaatttactagTAGAAGTAaagtaataataagaaaattaatagaatcatttgagaaaatttgtctatataagatataaaataaacttaaaacctTATTTAGTTTACTAatattaggaaaaataaattatcaatttttttttataaattttggacttgacttaaacaaaatatatattctagACCCATGTTTAATAGAGGAATATGCACACCCATAAAAATCTTTTACCTAATGAGGATAGTCAATCCCTCTTCCTCTTTACTTTAGAAATGTAAGGGCAATTGAAATAGTGTTCTATATACTCATTATTGAATTCAAGATATTATATTAGAATTGGTAgtcttttatctttatttattcattaagttaataatcataaaattttacGTCGATAAATTGAGAGAAATTTTAGTTGCGGAAATAATACATGGATCTATAATGAAGAACGATTCATTAAGTTGTtctaatcttatatttattggATCTCCCAATTTTTGATCTGAATCTGAACTTGACCTGGATAGAAATGTTTAATGTGGGTGTGGAGTTTATGTTTTTCTACTATCTATCGATAAACCTAAAGAGAAATCAATTACGACCTATGGTCTATAAATTTTATCACATATTAAACTTTTAATCCACTCATGAAAGTAAAcattctctataaaaaaaaagttaaaaatttatAGACATGAATTATTACTCTTATTCAAATTGAAATAACCTTATATTTAATAAAGCTGATTAAATTGGATGGGCTTGGGCCTTGTCTTAAAAAAGATGGTATAATATATCTTTGATGGAATGGATGGGCTTTCggacattttattaattagttgattGAAATGAAATTTTGACAATTAATTGAAAGTTTGAAACTGTAAGACACTGCTCGTTtgacccatttttttaaaaaaaaaaattattttatttttataaacatcaatatcattataaatatcGAATAACTTACTAAAAtacctttattttaattttataaattttaaatacaaaacaatattatagtaattcaacaaattataaattcaaataattcgtACTTCTTTATTAAACTATATTTCTTTTTACAAAAACTCCATAAAACTTCCCAAATAACCAACTTCAAACAAGTCCGTTTTTCtcgtttttgtgatttttttaataaaatgacgatAAATATCGTTTTTCCTAACCAACT
It encodes the following:
- the LOC124926963 gene encoding isocitrate dehydrogenase [NAD] regulatory subunit 1, mitochondrial-like; the protein is MRNSLCRRTLPLLKQLCRPLLDSSSRSSTIRNVTYMPRPGDGTPRPVTLIPGDGIGPLVTGAVEQVMEAMHAPVYFERYDIHGDMKSVPTEVIDSIRKNKVCLKGGLITPVGGGVSSLNMQLRKELDLYASLVHCFNLPGLPTRHENVDIVVIRENTEGEYSGLEHEVVPGVVESLKVITKFCSERIAKYAFEYAYLNNRKKVTAVHKANIMKLADGLFLESCREVASKYPSIHYDEIIVDNCCMQLVSKPEQFDVMVTPNLYGNLVANTAAGIAGGTGVMPGGNVGSDHAVFEQGASAGNVGNLKVLEQKKANPVALLLSSAMMLRHLQFPSFADRLETAVKTVIKEGKYRTKDLGGVSTTQEVVDAVIANLD